CAAAGCATATTCCTTCCATTCTCAAATATAAATGCCCACAGCTACCCTAGAGTCTGGAGGATATTACCCTAAATTTTGTATTAAAGGTGCACTGGCAGCAGAATTTAACAAGATGAGTTTAATATCTGGTAAGAAGCCTTTTACTACAAAACCTCCAGTGTAAGGCTGAGGTCCTCACCTGTGTATCTCTgggcttttcttgtttttagcTGCTTCCTGCTCAGTTCCTCTCTTTAGGTATTTAGTAAAGCGTTCATGCAATGTCATTCCTGAGGACCCAAAGTGATGTTCTGTTGGGATTCAAAGAAACACGTTATGATACCAAAGACAGATGCAATGTTCAACTCTTCTGCATGAATCTGCAGCCACAGAGATGTGACTAAAGTAGTCAGATCCATGCAACAAACATActgaaaagaggaaggaaaaatggcCAGTTCAGATACAACCCAATGTTAGGCAATGGATTTCCACCACAGCTCCCCTATCTTAGGATGTGGATACAAAGACAGAGAAACCTGGAGTTTACTTCCCTTTGAAGCACAGCACCAACTCTTCCTTGAGTTTAAATTTCAGCTTCTATACATCATTCTCTTAGCCATTCCCTAACTTGCCCATCTCCATTTGCCCAGAGGATGACAAAGTAATTTGGGGAAGAAACTTTCACCATTAGGTCCGCAAGAGACCACTAGAAAGGGAAAAGACAGAGGTGCtggaaaagtaattttcttaataGCTCCTAAGTTTTTGAGCATTTTAAACTTTCACCTTAAGGATTTTTAGGTATTCTCATGATCACAGGTTGTAAGCATTTCGAAACGTTCAGCTCtgtaattaaaatatggaaacttCTCCCTGAAAGGAATTTCCTGCAAGCCAGCTCCTAGCTTCAAAGGCCCTTTAGATGAGATAAATGATCCACAAAGGCTCCCTTATTCACTCACTCATCCTTCTGCTTACAACAGAGGAAGCTAAAAGTGTGGAAAGGGAGTCTGAGGCAGGCTGGGGTCTGGACTCACCTTTAACGTGGTGAACAATGGTCACTATATGCTGAGCAAACAGTTCTGAGGGGCTACGCTGAGACTGAGCTGACTGTATGTGCTGGAAAATGGAACGAAATTCCTGTTCCTTTTTGTTGCTATGGACTAGATCTCGAGAAAGTTTGCGTTCCTGAGCCAATAAGCCACTGGGTCTGTAAAAGAAACAGAGGAGACCAAATGTAACAAGAACATTTAAACcaaaaagatacttttttttcccaaagagttTTAAATCTATCCACAAagctcctttttctcttcctaccaAAGTTCAAAGTAACCTCAATGTGTCCTCCTATAGAAAAGGGTATCCAaaatctctcttccctttctttactGGGAATCAAGTAGGGTGAAATGTTAAAGCTTAAGGATTGTTTTTAGGGTTACTGCTGGTTTTAACAACATGACAGATGACAAGGTATATTAAAAGACCAACTAGCTTGGCCAGCTGAAGCCATTCAGGGAGGTAACAGCATGAAGGAGGAGCAAGATGTGGCTGGAACGCTGCTCAAGCAGATGTCCAACCAGCTGGATAGTTACTCCAAGGGAAAAACAGTCAGCTGGGCCTTAccactctctttccttttttttttttttttttgaggcacagtcttactctgttgccctggctagagtgagtgccgtggcgtcagcctagctcacagcaacctcaaactcctaggcttaagcgatcctactgcctcagcctcccgagtagctgggactacaggcatgcaccaccatgcctggctaattttttctatatatattttagttggccaaataatttctttctatttttagtagagacggggtctcgctcttgctggtctcgaactcctgacctcaagcgatccgcccgcctcggcctcccagagtgctaggattacaggtgtgagccatcgcgcccggcctacaCTCTTTCCTAAAGCTGGGGACAGGGGTGTATCTGCCTCCCTCAACTTTAAAACTGCTACTGTTATTTGATGGTGAGGCCTGGACTGGTGACCCAGCTAAGAATGAAGGAAGGACTGGATCCTGGATGGCTTCATCAGCAAAAGACATCttaaacacaaaaagaaacaagagtCTTCTGAGGGGTGGGGTTAGGGGACATGGTGATaaacagagagtgagagagacgCATAGGGGACCCAGTAACCAAGAAAGCCAGTCACTAAGGACTCAAAAGACACTTCACCACCTCAGAGATACTGCCCCCAAAGGATATAATCACTCAGTGACATACACTCTCCACTGAAGACAGACAAACATGAGCGTTTCAGCACAGAAACTGAGATGGCAGGGAAAATACAGGAGAATATTCTCAGTGAGAGGGCTTAGGAGACACAACTTAGGCTACGAAAGACCTAAGGATCAAGAAAGAATACATCTTACCGTGCAAGGTCCTCATCAAAAGAGTCCATCCGGACATTGACCTGGGCCTCTCGAGTAATGGAAAaggaagacttccctgaggaAAAGTCTCCTTTGGCTCCCAGCTTGTCTCGGCTCTCAGAGGACTTTCTCGAGGGAGGCGATGAGCTTTTCTCCTGGACTGCTTTGTAAGCAGTCACTCGGAAATTCTTTTCGGGCACAAACCCCCTGTGCCCACTTTCGGTTCTCTTGGTCCCTCCCCGATCCTCCTTTTTGGATCTCTCTGAGAAAGACTCCTCCTCCAGCTCTTCTGTTTTCCTCTGCTTCTCCTTCCCTGAAGGTGCATACACCAGGCCCTCCCATTTGCCTGACTTCTCCTCCTCCTGATTTTTGTTTGCACCTGCTATGACTTTAGACATAAATTTGGGTTCATCATCAAACTCagactccttccttcctttagcTTTGTCCTTATCTTGATCATCCATCTCCTCCTTGTGGAAGTCGGACATCTTCTTCTCAAAGTCATCTCGGAGCTTATATCTTTTGGGAGACTGACTGCCTCGAAAAGGCTTCTCAGAATCAGCTTTGGGAGCAAATGGATCAGATTTCATTTTTGCATCACCCAAGCCTGTATCAGAGAAGctccctttctctttcattttctccttatcagtatttgtttgtttctgttcctTATCTTTTCCATTCTCTGTCTTCTGCTCTTCCAGATACCTAGttatataaaaacacaataaagacACACAAGAGACCTCTTAAGCAACCTGCTCTGAAATAGCACCATGTGGTCACTGGTTTTTGATTCTCTAAACAAACATGTCTTATGGATTCCAGTATTACCAAAGGACTTTCTACTTGGTTACTTTCtaataatttccaaaaaaattGTTATTCACATCTATGAACCTggtatttaagagaaaaatatgtggTCCATGGAGTCATATCTTATAAAATGCAACGAAAAAGAGAACAGCAagttatttttatgatattaaaaaagaaaaacaaaaacctacttACCTGTAATATggtctagggggaaaaaaaaaaatgaaggtctCACTCAACCTTCACCCAGTCAGTTAAAATCTGTTTTCAGCAAAGTTAACATAGAATGTTCAACCTTGgactgttttgctttttatacaATTCACATTTGGAAATACAAGTCTCAAAGGAGACTTCAAATTTGCTGCAAGTCACCTAGAAGATCTAAATATGAAATATACTGtgaacacaaataaaaacaaaatacatgttaatgGAGGAGAGGGTGGCAGCGGCAAAGGTATTCTCTTTCTTATGGCAGAGTAGAGCTCATGCTCTAGTCTTCTAATGAGATTCACAGTCCTGGCATGGAACAAAACTTACACTTTAAAATAGACTTACTGAAGGCAGGAAAGTACAGATTATCTCATCTGTACCATGAATGGAGAAAGCCTAATCAAATCAGAGTTACATTAATATGGCAAAGAAGAACAAGGGATCAAAGAATAtgctaataaaagaaaagaaagaaaaggggaaaccAGTTGCTGGGTTAAGTCCCTTATGACCACAACCTGGTCTCAATGCAACGTCCCTGTAACCTCTCTGCCATCCCAATCCATCCAACCCTACACAAAGATTCATGTTCCAACTCACCGTGTCCCCCAAGGTAGAAAGACAGAAGCACTGTCATGTCCTCTCCTAACACGCATACCCCCACCTTGGGGTTTCAAAACAAGGCCTTCCTGGACTAAGCCTTGGACTTTCCCATTCTGCCCAGGCTCCTCAACTGCAGGGTGTGAGGGTGCAACTCTTCACCATGATGGGCGGATGCAGATCACACAGTAGATGGTGGGTTCTATAGTGTCTAACAGCTTCAAGGGCCATTCATTTTGGCAAAGACCATATTTTTTTGATAGCTGACCCACAAATCTCTACTGTTCTCTGGCTTACATTGGTAGAATCCAAggcaaattttaaatgtgaaaacatcATTGCAGGGTAGTCTAAAGAAACTTTATGCTGCAATACAAATTTAGGAAGGTAGGAAAGCTAGAGTTAAGCTAAAGGCTTCCTTAGGTGATGCTTTTAATGTTCACTAATGAAAAGTTTAGGAAATGGGGATTACCTTATTACCATGAATCAGAGCTCTAACTTAGATCACATTACAATTACACTGCCAGctagtgaaataaaaacacaaccaaGCAGGGGAAACGAGATACTTGCCTCTTTGTATAGGCTGCTCCTCCTGGAGCAGCACTCTCCTCCTTCTGAGATGAGCCATATGTGGAGCCAGTGGCCGGTGGACTCTTACCCACAGGGCTCTTTTTGGATGGACTCAAGGACCCAGAACCATGGTCAAACTGACCTTGGTGTGTCCCAGACTGATACCCACCACTTGGCAGAGTTGAGCCCATCTGCGATGTGTTGGAAAGTGGAGGACTAGGTTTTGGCACAGGACTAGGACGGGGTGACCGTCGCCTCACCACCACAGACTGGAGGGGGCTTTTGAGAGCTGGACTTCGCTCCCGAGGACTCAGCTCAGATACTGCCGAGGCCCGTGATGTAGAACCGGCACTGTAGGTGGTGGCATCTGGCCATGGCTTCGAGCTCTCAGATGCTTTTGTATCTTGAGAGGTGCCTCCAGAGAATGTCTGCTCCTTGGCCTCATCTCCCTGGTTATCCCCAGCAGCCTGAGATGGCCGGCTATCCTTGGAAGAGGACTTTTTCTCCTTTGCAGACTTGCGCTTAGAAGATTCAACTCGACTGTGGTTGGAGGAAGAACGAGAGGATGAGGAGCGCCTTGACCTGTCAGAAGAAGACTTATCGGAATTTCTAGAATGGCTCCTGGACCTTGGTGAAGGGGACCTTCTCTTTGGGGACCGAGATCTCGAACGACCCCGCCGAGGACTGTATGCTTGCCGGTAATTCTGCCAATTTGAGCGGTAATTTCCATAGCCTCCTCGGTTATATTGACCCCACGGATAAAAGCCTCTGTTGCGCCCACGGAAATAATAGGGCCTTCTATAGCCTCTGTTGTGACCTCTGAAATCCCGATTCTGATATACTCTTGGgtgatttctttctctgttatGAGCTGGAGAATATGATCTGGACCGAGACCTAGAACTGGAAAgggggggaaagagagaaatgtttgaatttttgaCACAAACATTCTGATTCAAGAAAAATCTGGCAGCAAAGGTAATCCCTGCTCTTACACGtcattcattttcagttttcttttcaaacCAACAGCACAAACTTTAATATTTAGTCCCACAACTTATGATCCATATCAAGTACAAAAACACTGATAAGACTCATTTTAACAAATGATAACAAACCGCTTCATTAATATTACAGTACATTTAAAATGGAGATATATTTCTACAGTGACTAAACATCAAAATTTTCTTAATGTAGTGAACTAACAAAGACTACTGTAATACAGTATAATAACAGCTGAGAGTTTCACAGGCAAAGGGGATTTTTACAGGTCCCCAGGTCATTGAAAGTGAGGAAAAACTGCAAGCTGTGTCTAGACAGGTAACTACTCAGGTCCTCTGTCCCCTAGACTGTTACAACACTCCACTCCCCATCCTAGTCACTGTTCTCTCCCCATGCAGGGCAAATTTCTTAGATCCCAGTAAGATCTGAGATTGTAAAAGTACAGTTACAACAGGTCTACATCAAGAAGCACCTGGAGAATGTGGCTTGGAGAATGCATCTGTTCAAagcttaaaataatttactgaaaTCAGATGAGCAAAGCATAcaaatattgttttcttactGGGGACATGGAAATGGTCTCACTATTTAGAAGGTCAAATTCCTGTGGCTGAGCTACATGATCTTACCTCGGTGCCACAAGAGGGCACTATCTGACCACAAGGCACCAAGTAcaaatgaggttaaaaaaaaataactataaaaaaatcCCCTACCCCCTCAGTGTGCGTATCTTTTAGATCAACCTGAAGGTTAGAGTTGCATgttcttctttattaaaaaatatagagcTCTGATATAGCAAGGTATATTTCCAGAACCACAGGGATTCAATAGTAACCTAACTTTGTAAAAACTGCATGTTCATGAATGCCAGGCTTGTCAGCAACAGGGAGCTTTGTTTCCATGAAAAAGCCAAAAACTACATTAGTTGGTATAAAAATCCATTGGGGTTCTTGGAAATCACTTGTCTTATCTACTGTGATAGATCATTAATATTAACCAACCGCCACTCCAAAGCAATTAGCtggaaatatgtaaaatttactaGAactctctcaaaaaacaaaaatttgttttttacataaataataaaaactcttcaGTTAATCGGCACCTTCTCATATCTAGGTCTTACTGAGAACAgatgcatttttttattgtttagggCCAGGAGCAtgggctcacgcctataatcccagcactttgggaggccaaggcaggaggatggcttaaaagcaggagttccagaccagcctggtcaacatagtgagacaccatctctacaaaaaagtttttgaaaaattagccaggtgcagtggcaagtgcctgtagtcccagctgcttgggaggcggggggggggggggggggggggggggatcacttgagcccaggagttcgaggctgccatgagctatgattgtgccactgcactccagcctgggcaacagagtgaaagcttataaaaaacaaaaaagaaaaaaacccattgATCTGGCAAATGTGCCAGGCTTTTTAAGGATTTAACAACTACACAAAACagtctttttaagaaaaaaggtaCATTTGCTTTAATCTAAAGAAGATAAAGTAGGATTGGTTTTCTACTATTTATTACTCACTGAACTCAGATTTTTTATCTACCCCATGAATAACAGCAACTGGCAAAGATGCATCTTACTGCTGATTGTTAATAGTTGCTATTtaagtacaatttaaaaaaaacttacctTCCAcacttttcatttgaaaacagtaacaatataagaaaagaagaagggagaGGCAGATGCAGACTATGAAACTGAGAATGACCGGATTAAATGGCTATGCTTGAGGGAGGTGATCCACCACCAGCACTAAGGAGGGTTTAATTCATGTTCCCATCCTCAGAGGCTACTGCTGCTTCTGTTACCAATTACTAGTGAGGGCCCTGGGGCATACTGCATCCAAAACCTGCAGTCATTGCACAGATGCAGGAACATGAGTCTCTGCAGATTGCAAATGAAGTTATTTAGGAGAAGTCACTTAAAAGGATACAGTCTGTGAAAtacaaggaaataatcaattttCTCCAACTCTGTAGAACTCAGCAGTTAGTTAATTTAAAGGCATGGTTTCCCAAACTCTCTGGATAGATACTTTCCTTGTAggagagggaaaacaaaagaaaaaaccatgAAACAGATaagccagaaataaaaattgaacatcCAGTGGCAAATTTATCTGTTTCTAAAAAACAGAGAAGTCAGACTACAATCAAGTATAAAAGCGTATTTTCTAGTGGAGAAATTCCTCTAGAATGACAATTTTGTAGGTATAATATAGCACATAAAGTGGCTCTATCTATCTCAGCACATACTGCCTGCCTAAGATATTTTTCCCTCATTTGCCAAGTCAAGGACCACGCATCAAATGATTTGTAGAACAAGGAGAAAAGATCTGCCCTGAATTCCAGTTGTCATAAGTAATTCAAAATTGGTTAACATTCTTCAACTCAGTTTTGTCTCTCACTTTTAGTTGTATAGCCTCTTGGTTTTGAACCAATTAGTTTCCATTTACTagactaaattttttaaagatatttttcagaaCCAAATGAGCTAATCTGAGGTTTAAGCTGCCTAAATCAAAACTCTGGATGCAAGGCAGGGATTACTAAGAGTCCCTGCTCAGTCTCACAGCCTTGATAGTAATCTCCTCAGGTAGATAAAAATATAGGCCAGcagctgtggctcacacctgtaatcctggcactttgggaggccaagatag
Above is a window of Lemur catta isolate mLemCat1 chromosome 3, mLemCat1.pri, whole genome shotgun sequence DNA encoding:
- the THRAP3 gene encoding thyroid hormone receptor-associated protein 3 is translated as MSKTNKSKSGSRSSRSRSASRSRSRSFSKSRSRSRSVSRSRKRRLSSRSRSRSYSPAHNRERNHPRVYQNRDFRGHNRGYRRPYYFRGRNRGFYPWGQYNRGGYGNYRSNWQNYRQAYSPRRGRSRSRSPKRRSPSPRSRSHSRNSDKSSSDRSRRSSSSRSSSNHSRVESSKRKSAKEKKSSSKDSRPSQAAGDNQGDEAKEQTFSGGTSQDTKASESSKPWPDATTYSAGSTSRASAVSELSPRERSPALKSPLQSVVVRRRSPRPSPVPKPSPPLSNTSQMGSTLPSGGYQSGTHQGQFDHGSGSLSPSKKSPVGKSPPATGSTYGSSQKEESAAPGGAAYTKRYLEEQKTENGKDKEQKQTNTDKEKMKEKGSFSDTGLGDAKMKSDPFAPKADSEKPFRGSQSPKRYKLRDDFEKKMSDFHKEEMDDQDKDKAKGRKESEFDDEPKFMSKVIAGANKNQEEEKSGKWEGLVYAPSGKEKQRKTEELEEESFSERSKKEDRGGTKRTESGHRGFVPEKNFRVTAYKAVQEKSSSPPSRKSSESRDKLGAKGDFSSGKSSFSITREAQVNVRMDSFDEDLARPSGLLAQERKLSRDLVHSNKKEQEFRSIFQHIQSAQSQRSPSELFAQHIVTIVHHVKEHHFGSSGMTLHERFTKYLKRGTEQEAAKNKKSPEIHRRIDISPSTFRKHGLAHDEMKSPREPGYKAEGKYKDDPVDLRLDIERRKKHKERDLKRGKSRESMDSRDSSHSRERSAEKTEKTHKGSKKQKKHRRARDRSRSSSSSSQSSHSYKAEEYTEETEEREESTTGFDKSRLGTKDFVGPSERGGGRARGNFFRARGRGWGRGNYSGNNNNNSNNDFQKRNREEEWDPEYTPKSKKYYLHDDREGEGSDKWVSRGRGRGAFPRGRGRFMFRKSSTSPKWAHDKFSGEEGEIEDDESGTENREEKDNLQPTTE